A genomic segment from Flavobacterium sp. 9R encodes:
- a CDS encoding lipopolysaccharide assembly protein LapB: MNRSIVAILVMGFFGIPTFVQAQAEPEEIAMATNEFQDSFYEALKQKGIENYDKAIVSLEKCLKSQPDDAAVHYELGKNYLALKNYESAYASFEKATSIDPKNKWFWVGMYDVTYATKSYTQGILVLQKLIPLDPNFKEDLVTLYMATNQYDKALELINQLNESVGKTDQREAYKARILSQGKYQNTEIEHLIGQIEKFPKEESNYIDLIYRYSKNNEVEKMLEVAKKLEREIPTSEWAQVSLFKFHIEKNDGPKAVQSMNVVLASKKIDTKIKHRVLNEFLLFAGKNPQYDADLEKAITMLEADPTVPVAKEVGNFYYNKKQWEKAAKYYEKALATDPNLPLETPILLLQSYTEMKQFEVLSKKAQSLLERYPSQPHFYYYAGLGYNQLQQFKKAKDVLETGIDYVIENPVLEANFYIQLGETFNGLGDMAKKDFFFSKANQLVKEKK; encoded by the coding sequence ATGAATCGTAGCATTGTAGCAATCTTAGTTATGGGATTCTTTGGAATTCCAACTTTCGTTCAGGCACAAGCTGAACCGGAAGAGATTGCTATGGCTACCAACGAATTTCAAGATTCTTTTTACGAAGCATTAAAGCAAAAGGGAATCGAGAATTATGATAAAGCTATTGTATCTCTTGAAAAATGCTTGAAGTCGCAACCCGATGATGCCGCTGTCCATTATGAGTTGGGCAAAAACTATTTAGCGTTAAAAAATTATGAAAGTGCTTATGCTTCTTTCGAAAAAGCAACCAGCATCGACCCTAAAAATAAATGGTTTTGGGTTGGAATGTACGATGTGACGTATGCCACTAAATCGTATACTCAAGGTATTTTGGTGCTCCAAAAGTTAATTCCATTGGATCCAAATTTTAAAGAAGATTTGGTGACTTTGTATATGGCTACGAACCAATACGACAAAGCTTTGGAATTAATCAACCAATTGAATGAGTCGGTTGGAAAAACAGATCAACGAGAAGCCTATAAAGCACGAATTTTATCGCAAGGGAAATATCAGAATACTGAAATTGAGCATTTGATTGGACAGATTGAAAAATTTCCAAAAGAGGAATCCAATTATATTGACTTGATCTATCGCTACTCCAAAAATAATGAAGTAGAAAAAATGCTCGAAGTAGCCAAAAAGTTAGAACGAGAAATTCCTACTTCGGAGTGGGCGCAAGTGAGTTTGTTTAAATTTCATATAGAAAAAAATGACGGACCGAAAGCGGTTCAATCGATGAATGTAGTTTTGGCGAGTAAAAAAATCGACACTAAAATAAAGCATCGGGTATTGAATGAGTTTTTACTTTTCGCTGGAAAAAATCCACAATACGATGCTGATTTAGAAAAAGCAATTACAATGTTGGAGGCCGATCCAACGGTTCCTGTTGCCAAAGAAGTTGGTAATTTTTATTACAACAAAAAACAATGGGAAAAAGCAGCAAAATATTATGAAAAGGCATTAGCCACAGATCCTAATTTGCCACTAGAAACGCCTATCTTGTTGCTACAGTCTTACACCGAAATGAAACAATTTGAGGTGTTGTCCAAAAAGGCACAATCCTTGTTAGAACGTTATCCGTCGCAACCTCATTTTTATTATTATGCTGGTTTGGGATACAACCAATTACAACAATTTAAAAAAGCAAAAGATGTGTTAGAAACTGGAATAGATTATGTGATTGAAAATCCAGTTTTAGAAGCTAATTTTTATATTCAATTAGGCGAAACATTCAATGGTCTTGGAGATATGGCTAAAAAAGACTTCTTTTTTTCCAAAGCCAATCAATTAGTAAAAGAAAAGAAATAA
- a CDS encoding DUF4292 domain-containing protein, with protein MKKYGLLFVLITLISCKSKSGVVMAVPKENKNTTSSVIEKLYQNKNDFSTLYIKSSANYADEKMSQNVTAEIKIKKDEQILVSVRFLGITMAKALITPEGVSYYEKINGSYFEGDFKGLSQWLGTDLDYSKIQNLLVGQAIDDLTKGKYKETLEPDQKYKLEDLSNENTQKSFFIDALKFVLQKQEIAQAKEGRSIEVAYGNFEQHTNVALPSNVQIVALQPKGKTEIKLNYNTITVNEALSFPYSVPSGYKRILIK; from the coding sequence ATGAAGAAATACGGATTACTTTTTGTTCTCATAACACTGATTTCTTGTAAATCTAAGTCGGGTGTGGTGATGGCTGTACCAAAAGAAAACAAGAATACTACTAGTTCTGTCATCGAAAAATTATACCAAAACAAAAATGATTTTTCGACTTTGTACATCAAATCTAGCGCGAATTACGCTGATGAAAAGATGTCACAAAATGTTACGGCAGAAATTAAGATAAAAAAAGATGAACAAATATTAGTGAGTGTTCGTTTTTTGGGAATTACTATGGCCAAAGCATTAATTACTCCAGAAGGAGTAAGTTATTACGAAAAAATTAATGGGAGTTATTTTGAAGGCGATTTTAAAGGTTTGAGCCAATGGCTTGGAACCGATTTGGATTATTCAAAAATTCAAAATTTGTTGGTAGGACAAGCCATAGACGATTTGACGAAAGGTAAATATAAAGAAACCCTTGAGCCAGATCAAAAGTATAAACTAGAAGATTTGTCTAATGAGAATACCCAAAAATCTTTTTTTATTGATGCCTTAAAATTCGTTCTTCAGAAGCAAGAAATTGCCCAAGCCAAAGAGGGTAGAAGTATAGAAGTTGCTTATGGTAATTTTGAGCAACATACAAATGTAGCTTTACCTTCTAATGTTCAAATAGTAGCGCTACAGCCCAAAGGGAAAACCGAAATTAAACTCAATTATAACACCATAACAGTAAACGAAGCACTTTCTTTTCCATATAGTGTCCCAAGTGGGTATAAAAGAATTTTAATTAAGTAA
- a CDS encoding murein hydrolase activator EnvC, with protein MPKFLLSILFLCLTSLVWGQESQQEKLEQRKAQIQQEIRENEKQLQSVKKKEKSAVTVVMLQANKIKLQEKLIKTTEKQAKVLGNDMYINQVKINKLKKELEILKEDYARMIVKSYKSRSEESRAMFLLSSENFLQAYKRAQYMKQYSSFRKMQGEEIKSKSLELQDYNGRLAIQKKEKQKIIAEREKERLALEKQKKEQLRLVNAIKKDKNKIMAAIRKKQSETKAIDRQIDRLIREAIAEANRKAAKDGTATGGSSSRIALTAEAKILADNFRANKGKLPWPVEKGFVSLGYGKQPHPVYPTLVINNSGVEITTESGAYARSVFAGEVTNIIVLSPVNKAVMIQHGDCFTVYQNLSSVSVSKGDKVGIKQNLGKIRTNSEGKTVLKFTISQNATYNNPASWLYNM; from the coding sequence ATGCCAAAATTTCTCCTAAGTATACTTTTCTTGTGTTTGACTTCATTGGTTTGGGGGCAGGAATCGCAGCAAGAAAAATTAGAACAACGCAAAGCCCAGATTCAACAAGAAATTAGGGAAAATGAGAAGCAATTACAATCCGTTAAGAAAAAAGAAAAATCGGCAGTAACGGTGGTAATGTTGCAAGCCAACAAAATCAAATTGCAAGAAAAGTTAATTAAGACCACTGAAAAGCAAGCCAAGGTTTTAGGAAATGATATGTACATTAACCAAGTTAAAATCAATAAACTTAAAAAAGAATTAGAAATACTCAAAGAAGATTATGCTCGAATGATTGTCAAATCCTATAAAAGCAGATCTGAAGAGAGTAGAGCAATGTTTTTGTTGTCTTCAGAAAATTTCTTGCAAGCCTACAAGCGAGCGCAATATATGAAGCAATATTCGAGTTTCCGCAAAATGCAAGGAGAAGAAATTAAATCCAAATCACTCGAATTGCAAGACTATAACGGCCGTTTAGCTATTCAGAAAAAGGAAAAGCAAAAGATTATTGCCGAAAGAGAAAAAGAGCGCTTAGCATTAGAAAAACAGAAGAAAGAACAATTGCGTTTGGTCAATGCTATCAAGAAAGATAAAAACAAAATTATGGCTGCGATTCGTAAAAAACAATCCGAAACCAAAGCCATAGACCGTCAGATAGATCGATTGATTAGAGAAGCCATTGCCGAGGCTAATAGAAAAGCGGCTAAGGACGGAACGGCGACAGGTGGCTCGTCCTCAAGAATAGCATTAACAGCTGAGGCTAAAATTTTGGCCGATAACTTTAGGGCAAACAAGGGCAAGTTACCTTGGCCAGTAGAAAAAGGCTTTGTCTCCTTGGGATATGGTAAACAGCCTCATCCAGTCTATCCAACTCTTGTAATCAACAATAGTGGTGTAGAGATTACTACAGAATCAGGAGCTTATGCACGATCTGTTTTTGCCGGTGAAGTAACTAATATTATCGTGCTTTCTCCAGTAAATAAAGCGGTAATGATTCAGCACGGAGATTGTTTTACGGTCTACCAAAACTTGAGTTCTGTATCGGTTTCTAAAGGAGATAAAGTGGGGATTAAACAAAATTTAGGAAAAATTAGAACCAATAGCGAAGGGAAGACGGTACTTAAATTTACCATCTCTCAAAATGCTACCTATAATAATCCAGCAAGTTGGTTGTACAATATGTAA
- a CDS encoding murein hydrolase activator EnvC, whose amino-acid sequence MPKSLFSLVLLGFTTFVFAQKSQQENLELRKAKIQKEIIDNEKKLLTVKKKEKTAVEVMDLQTKKIKLKETLIQTTEKQTQLLSNDMQANELKIDRLDNELNLLKVDYAEMILKSYKSRSEESKAMFILSSSSFLQAYKRLQYMKQYASYRKTQGKEIEHKSKELMSYYEQLKAQKIQKERLIAENEKDKKSLEVAKNEQQKIVLLLQKDKSKIVADIKKKQQQARAIDREIDRLIRKAIAEANRKAALARAAKEKALKDKLAKEKASADRLAKEKALAEKAKSGGKKDAKAKEIVVPVKDNPSKVVAIAPVSSTVMELTSESKLVSDNFKANKGRLPWPVDKGTVFLGFGTQAHPVYKSLTIQNSGLSIATYNGAHARAVFAGEVFSVIAISNNKAVMIQHGDYFTVYQNLSTINVSKGDKVTTKQSLGTIRTNSDGKTILKFTLCQNVHYVNPKPWLSPK is encoded by the coding sequence ATGCCTAAGTCTCTTTTTAGTTTAGTATTACTTGGTTTTACCACTTTTGTATTTGCTCAAAAATCCCAACAGGAAAATCTAGAACTCCGAAAAGCTAAGATTCAAAAAGAGATTATTGATAACGAAAAGAAGTTACTGACCGTAAAAAAGAAAGAAAAAACGGCCGTTGAAGTAATGGATTTGCAGACGAAAAAAATAAAACTCAAAGAGACTTTAATTCAAACTACCGAGAAACAAACGCAATTGTTGAGCAATGATATGCAGGCGAACGAGTTGAAAATTGACCGTTTGGACAATGAATTGAATTTGCTAAAAGTAGATTATGCTGAGATGATTCTCAAATCCTACAAGAGTCGTTCAGAAGAGAGTAAGGCGATGTTTATACTGTCGTCTTCTAGTTTTTTGCAAGCCTATAAAAGACTTCAATACATGAAGCAATATGCGAGTTATCGCAAAACACAAGGCAAAGAAATTGAACACAAATCAAAAGAATTAATGAGCTATTATGAACAGTTGAAAGCTCAAAAAATTCAAAAAGAACGCCTTATTGCCGAAAATGAAAAAGATAAAAAGTCATTGGAGGTGGCTAAAAACGAACAACAAAAGATTGTGCTTTTGCTTCAAAAAGACAAAAGTAAAATTGTAGCGGACATTAAAAAGAAACAACAACAAGCTCGTGCTATTGATAGAGAAATTGATCGATTGATTCGTAAAGCCATAGCCGAAGCCAATAGAAAAGCGGCTTTAGCAAGAGCTGCAAAAGAAAAAGCGCTCAAAGACAAGTTGGCCAAAGAGAAGGCTTCTGCTGATAGATTGGCTAAGGAAAAAGCATTGGCAGAAAAAGCCAAAAGTGGCGGTAAGAAAGATGCTAAAGCGAAAGAAATTGTGGTTCCTGTTAAAGACAATCCATCCAAAGTTGTAGCTATTGCTCCTGTTTCATCTACAGTAATGGAATTGACCTCAGAAAGTAAATTGGTTTCTGATAATTTTAAAGCTAACAAAGGTAGATTGCCTTGGCCAGTTGATAAAGGAACTGTTTTCTTAGGTTTTGGTACGCAAGCTCACCCGGTTTACAAAAGCCTAACCATCCAAAATAGCGGATTGTCTATTGCGACTTATAATGGCGCTCATGCAAGAGCTGTTTTTGCAGGAGAAGTATTTTCGGTTATTGCTATTTCAAATAACAAAGCGGTTATGATTCAGCATGGAGATTATTTTACCGTGTACCAAAACTTGAGTACTATTAATGTAAGCAAGGGAGATAAAGTAACTACAAAGCAAAGTTTGGGAACCATTCGTACCAATTCTGACGGCAAGACCATTTTGAAATTCACTTTATGTCAGAACGTACATTATGTCAATCCAAAACCTTGGTTGTCTCCAAAATAA
- a CDS encoding 1-acyl-sn-glycerol-3-phosphate acyltransferase, which produces MRIFKVFFWIVWRIWFYILMAIPILIMFPFLVISILTESGYPYFFKMARIWAKVILFGMGFSYKVNQEPVLEAKTSYMIVANHTSMVDIMLMLAIIKNPFVFVGKQELVKIPLFGFFYKRTCILVDRGSAKSRRDVFEAAQQRIKRGLSVCIFPEGGVPDDESIVLDEFKDGAFRLAIEHQIPILPITFPDNKKRFSYTFFSGSPGLMRAHIHSIIVTKGLNSDLRKEIKEKTRSVILKKLLNFSS; this is translated from the coding sequence ATGAGAATTTTTAAAGTATTTTTTTGGATAGTTTGGAGGATTTGGTTTTACATTCTGATGGCCATTCCTATCTTGATAATGTTTCCTTTTTTGGTTATTTCCATTCTTACAGAAAGTGGGTATCCTTATTTTTTTAAGATGGCTCGTATTTGGGCAAAGGTTATTTTGTTCGGAATGGGTTTTAGTTATAAAGTAAATCAAGAACCTGTTTTAGAGGCAAAAACGAGTTACATGATTGTAGCCAATCATACATCGATGGTAGATATCATGTTGATGTTAGCAATTATTAAAAATCCATTTGTTTTTGTGGGTAAACAGGAATTGGTGAAAATTCCTTTGTTTGGATTTTTTTATAAACGTACTTGTATTCTTGTTGATCGTGGTTCAGCCAAAAGTAGAAGAGATGTTTTTGAAGCTGCTCAACAAAGGATTAAAAGAGGATTAAGTGTGTGTATTTTTCCTGAAGGAGGTGTGCCTGATGATGAGTCTATAGTTTTGGACGAATTTAAAGATGGGGCATTTCGACTAGCTATTGAACATCAAATTCCTATTTTACCGATAACTTTCCCAGATAATAAAAAACGTTTTTCTTATACTTTTTTTAGTGGGAGTCCAGGATTGATGAGGGCACATATCCATTCAATTATTGTAACAAAAGGGTTGAATAGTGATTTACGTAAAGAGATAAAAGAAAAAACACGTTCTGTAATACTCAAGAAGTTACTTAATTTCAGTAGTTAA
- the recA gene encoding recombinase RecA, whose product MSSDKEAKLKALQLTLDKLDKTYGKGTVMKMGDKAIEEVETISSGSLGVDLALGVNGYPKGRIIEIFGPESSGKTTLTLHAIAEAQKAGGIAAFIDAEHAFDRNYAEKLGVDIENLIISQPDNGEQALEIAENLIRSGAIDIVVIDSVAALTPKSEIEGEMGDSKMGLHARLMSQALRKLTGTISKTHCTVFFINQLREKIGVMFGNPETTTGGNALKFYASVRLDIRRSTQIKDGENVLGNRTKVKIVKNKVAPPFKVAEFDIMYGEGISKTGEILDLAVEFEIIKKAGSWFSYGETKLGQGRDAVKTLIKDNPELADELEIKIKAHIKELASE is encoded by the coding sequence ATGAGTTCAGACAAAGAAGCCAAATTAAAAGCGTTACAATTAACGCTTGACAAATTAGATAAAACCTACGGAAAAGGCACTGTAATGAAGATGGGCGATAAGGCCATTGAAGAAGTGGAAACAATTTCTTCAGGTTCATTAGGTGTAGACTTAGCCTTGGGAGTTAACGGATATCCAAAAGGAAGGATTATCGAAATTTTTGGACCTGAATCTTCAGGTAAAACCACACTAACATTACACGCCATAGCTGAAGCACAAAAAGCTGGTGGAATTGCAGCTTTTATAGATGCAGAACATGCTTTTGACAGAAATTATGCTGAAAAACTGGGAGTTGATATTGAAAACCTTATCATTTCTCAACCTGACAACGGGGAACAAGCGCTTGAAATTGCTGAGAATTTAATTCGTTCTGGTGCAATTGACATTGTAGTAATTGACTCTGTTGCTGCCTTGACTCCAAAAAGTGAGATTGAAGGCGAAATGGGAGATTCAAAAATGGGTTTACATGCTCGTTTGATGTCACAAGCCTTAAGAAAGTTAACAGGAACCATTAGCAAAACACATTGTACTGTGTTTTTCATCAACCAATTAAGAGAGAAAATTGGTGTAATGTTTGGTAACCCAGAAACAACAACAGGTGGTAATGCTTTGAAATTTTATGCTTCCGTTCGTTTAGACATTCGTCGTTCTACTCAAATTAAAGACGGGGAAAATGTTTTAGGAAACCGAACCAAAGTTAAAATTGTAAAAAACAAAGTTGCACCACCGTTCAAAGTAGCAGAGTTTGATATTATGTATGGTGAAGGGATTTCTAAAACTGGAGAAATTCTAGATCTTGCTGTTGAATTCGAAATTATTAAAAAAGCGGGTTCTTGGTTTAGCTATGGCGAAACAAAATTAGGTCAAGGTCGCGATGCTGTAAAAACACTCATCAAAGATAATCCAGAATTAGCAGACGAATTAGAAATAAAAATAAAAGCACATATCAAAGAATTGGCTAGCGAATAG
- a CDS encoding acyl-CoA thioesterase: MIPKHPSESLTILTDLVLPSETNPLNNLFGGELLARMDRAASIAARRHSRRIVVTASVNHVAFNRAVPIGSVVTVEAKISRSFKSSMEIYIDVWIEDRESGQRNKANEGIYTFVAVDDTGRPVEVAPIIPETELEKQRFDAALRRKQLSLVLAGKMNPHDATELKALFS; this comes from the coding sequence ATGATTCCAAAACATCCATCAGAATCTCTAACCATTTTAACCGACCTAGTTTTACCAAGCGAAACAAATCCTCTAAACAACCTCTTTGGTGGAGAATTATTAGCCCGTATGGATCGCGCGGCCAGTATTGCTGCACGCCGACATTCTAGAAGAATAGTGGTAACAGCTTCTGTAAATCACGTCGCCTTCAATAGAGCAGTTCCTATTGGCAGCGTAGTTACCGTTGAAGCGAAAATCTCTAGATCATTCAAAAGTTCAATGGAAATATATATAGATGTTTGGATTGAAGATCGAGAATCCGGCCAACGCAATAAAGCAAATGAAGGTATCTACACATTTGTAGCCGTTGACGATACTGGAAGACCCGTAGAAGTTGCTCCAATTATTCCAGAAACAGAATTAGAGAAACAACGATTTGATGCCGCTTTGAGAAGAAAACAATTAAGTTTGGTACTCGCAGGAAAAATGAATCCTCATGATGCTACAGAATTAAAAGCCTTATTCAGTTAA
- a CDS encoding DoxX family protein: MHNTASLLLLVFLAITFIQSAYDKIFYWKDNVSWLKEHFSKTALKNQVPLALAHVLFLELISGILCIVGSIELYLTNGKLYGYYGALFSSITLLMLLFGQRLAKDYDGARTIVIYFIPSVIAVYWLN, translated from the coding sequence ATGCACAATACAGCCTCACTTCTATTATTAGTTTTTTTGGCCATTACTTTCATCCAATCAGCATATGATAAAATATTTTATTGGAAAGATAATGTTAGCTGGCTTAAAGAACATTTCTCTAAAACAGCTTTAAAAAATCAAGTGCCATTAGCGCTTGCACACGTATTATTCCTTGAATTGATTTCAGGAATTTTATGTATCGTTGGCAGTATAGAACTGTACTTAACCAATGGAAAACTTTACGGATATTACGGCGCCTTATTTTCTAGTATTACGCTATTAATGTTACTGTTCGGCCAACGTTTAGCAAAAGATTATGACGGAGCAAGAACAATAGTAATCTATTTCATCCCATCAGTCATAGCCGTATACTGGCTTAATTAA
- a CDS encoding DNA polymerase III subunit delta', with the protein MQFSSILGQQPIKAHLIKSADTGRIPHAQLFIGPEGCGTLSIAIAYAQYILCSNTNGENTNGNESCNLKFQNLAHPDLHFIYPTVSTEEVKSKPKSIDFITEWREFVTKNPYGNLLDWYSFLGVQNKQGEIRVDDAQEILKSLALKSYEGGHKVMIVWMADKMNTAAANKLLKLLEEPPEKTIFLLITENEEAIISTIRSRCQAIHFNGVPEEVIMDTLINQHKLDQKSAQNLAHQAQGNYNKALHLLHQDGDDLVFEEWFVVWVRAAFKAKGNAAAIQDLIQWSEQIAQLGREKQKKFLEYCIEFFRQALLLNYQAQQLVYFEPKVEKFKLENFAPFIHSNNINDIFTTLSDALYHIERNGNAKIILTDVSIQLTRLFHKK; encoded by the coding sequence ATGCAATTTTCATCTATACTAGGACAGCAACCCATTAAAGCACATTTGATCAAAAGTGCAGACACCGGCAGAATTCCTCATGCTCAATTATTTATAGGGCCTGAAGGATGCGGTACTTTATCAATAGCAATTGCCTATGCACAATATATTTTGTGTTCCAATACAAATGGTGAGAATACAAACGGAAATGAAAGTTGTAATTTGAAATTTCAAAATTTAGCCCATCCAGATCTTCATTTCATATATCCAACAGTAAGTACCGAAGAGGTTAAAAGCAAGCCCAAAAGTATTGATTTCATAACAGAATGGAGAGAATTTGTTACTAAAAATCCATACGGCAATCTTTTGGACTGGTATTCTTTTTTAGGCGTACAAAACAAACAAGGCGAAATTAGAGTAGATGATGCTCAAGAAATTCTTAAATCTTTGGCTCTAAAATCGTATGAAGGCGGACACAAAGTAATGATAGTTTGGATGGCAGATAAAATGAATACTGCTGCAGCCAATAAATTATTAAAGCTTTTAGAAGAACCACCTGAGAAAACAATTTTTTTATTAATAACTGAGAATGAAGAAGCAATAATTTCTACTATTCGCTCTAGATGTCAAGCCATTCATTTCAATGGCGTTCCTGAAGAGGTTATTATGGACACATTAATAAATCAACATAAATTAGATCAAAAATCAGCACAAAATCTAGCACATCAAGCACAAGGAAACTATAATAAAGCCTTGCATCTATTGCATCAAGATGGTGATGATTTGGTTTTTGAGGAATGGTTTGTTGTTTGGGTTAGAGCCGCTTTTAAAGCAAAAGGGAATGCTGCTGCAATTCAAGATTTAATACAATGGAGCGAACAGATTGCGCAACTAGGCAGGGAAAAACAAAAAAAATTTTTAGAATACTGTATTGAATTTTTCAGACAAGCTTTGCTACTCAATTATCAAGCCCAACAATTAGTTTATTTTGAACCTAAAGTAGAAAAGTTTAAATTAGAAAATTTCGCTCCTTTCATTCATAGTAATAATATCAATGATATTTTCACTACACTTTCAGATGCATTGTATCACATTGAAAGAAATGGTAATGCAAAAATCATTTTAACCGATGTATCTATTCAATTAACTCGATTATTTCATAAAAAATAA